The Oscillatoria sp. FACHB-1407 genome includes a window with the following:
- a CDS encoding alpha/beta hydrolase: protein MGYANFPPNPPYSNFRDAALRHLRTVLARIFRRSQGFLNSKRLPYTANKVCQTYFGQANPTHLAGCRRVLRSRLTLNPNQLQHFLQTGVGTCMLRWLEPFFQVSDEIALQDLILQVAADPEGLSLLSFLQCNPDLFRVNLDHLLLTANRVSSLLQATDKAIAAIKNLSTAETLMAGETDFSDWADFQQPGPFEVKQFQLVVERGQQEDLSVFCYYPQGCLHGSIPVVIQSHGLASSPEDLAEYALHLASYGYFVAAPQHKGSDIDHAREMLAGRSPHVFAPSDFVHRPQDVSILLDELERCNQTQFEGRLNLKAVGVLGYSFGSYTAFALGGAEIDFEKLASACDRIQHLNTSLLLQCQALELPRSSYSLRDPRIQAILAMEPLGSELFGSQGIRQIQVPVLLIAGSHDLVTPLIWEQARIFLWLTSPHRYLAVMQGKSHLRDAQRLVQQLDLQISLSPQQHLSSPSNEPLPFDSYIKALSLTFFNQHLQPSIADFPLSAAYAASLNRSPHHLWLISDRSSHQLHQDLQQIHDELLVERDFGMTSNPV, encoded by the coding sequence ATGGGCTACGCCAACTTCCCGCCCAATCCTCCCTATTCCAATTTTCGAGACGCTGCCTTGAGGCATCTGAGAACGGTGCTTGCAAGAATATTTCGGCGATCGCAAGGGTTTCTAAACTCGAAGAGACTGCCCTATACAGCCAATAAAGTGTGTCAGACCTATTTTGGTCAGGCTAATCCAACGCACCTGGCGGGTTGTCGCCGTGTTTTGCGATCGCGTCTAACTCTCAATCCCAACCAGTTGCAGCATTTTTTGCAGACGGGGGTAGGAACCTGTATGTTGCGATGGTTAGAGCCATTTTTTCAGGTGTCTGATGAAATTGCCCTTCAAGACCTGATTTTGCAAGTTGCAGCAGATCCAGAGGGTTTGTCATTACTTAGCTTTTTGCAGTGTAATCCTGATTTGTTTCGGGTTAATCTCGATCATTTGCTGTTGACAGCAAATCGGGTCAGTTCACTGTTGCAAGCGACGGATAAGGCGATCGCAGCGATTAAAAACTTGTCTACAGCGGAAACCCTCATGGCTGGAGAGACAGATTTTTCAGATTGGGCTGATTTTCAACAACCTGGACCTTTTGAGGTGAAGCAATTCCAATTGGTAGTAGAGCGTGGTCAGCAGGAAGATCTGTCTGTCTTTTGCTACTATCCCCAGGGTTGTCTCCATGGCAGCATTCCTGTTGTGATCCAATCTCACGGATTAGCTTCTAGCCCTGAAGATTTAGCAGAGTATGCTCTGCACCTGGCTTCCTATGGTTATTTTGTAGCAGCACCCCAACACAAGGGAAGTGATATTGACCATGCGCGAGAGATGTTGGCAGGGCGATCGCCCCATGTTTTTGCCCCATCGGACTTTGTTCATCGCCCCCAGGATGTGAGCATCCTGCTCGATGAGTTGGAGCGATGCAACCAAACCCAATTTGAGGGACGACTTAATCTTAAGGCAGTTGGGGTACTGGGCTACTCCTTTGGATCCTACACGGCGTTTGCGTTAGGGGGTGCGGAGATAGACTTTGAAAAGTTGGCAAGTGCTTGCGATCGAATCCAACATTTGAATACATCTCTACTGCTTCAATGTCAGGCATTAGAGTTGCCGCGCTCGTCTTACAGTTTACGAGATCCACGAATTCAAGCCATTCTTGCTATGGAGCCATTGGGTAGTGAACTGTTTGGCTCACAAGGTATTCGTCAAATTCAGGTTCCCGTTTTACTGATTGCTGGTAGCCATGATCTAGTAACACCACTGATTTGGGAGCAGGCACGTATTTTCCTATGGCTGACTTCACCACATCGTTATCTAGCAGTGATGCAGGGCAAATCGCACCTGCGAGATGCACAACGACTCGTTCAACAGTTGGACTTGCAGATTAGCCTATCGCCCCAACAGCATCTATCATCGCCCTCCAACGAACCCCTGCCGTTTGACTCGTACATCAAAGCACTTAGCCTTACTTTCTTTAATCAGCATTTGCAACCGAGCATTGCGGATTTCCCGCTCAGTGCCGCTTATGCAGCGTCTCTAAACCGCTCCCCACATCATTTGTGGTTAATTAGCGATCGCTCCAGTCATCAACTTCACCAGGATCTACAGCAGATTCATGATGAGTTGTTGGTGGAACGAGATTTTGGCATGACATCAAACCCTGTTTGA
- a CDS encoding L-dopachrome tautomerase-related protein yields the protein MQAKTLKILVSLAIATTGLATGGAILTLAQQSLETSEMLVSQTTQTALPNLPVTNEVELEVVAELPIRPSAVVKTPDGRVIWTEHFGAPNPNRVHELLPDGTFRDYPAGAQYESHALRIDSQGVLWMLDMGGNGRLPKLLGWDTTTETLVKEIEILAPANEPNSSMQDFVIDESRNLVVIADTAGGSEPWQFNPALVVVDLNTGESRRLLAGHPSVQAEAIDAIIEGQPLMITTNRETGEQIPSRWGVNGIAIDPNYEWIYYSPMSSTSVYRISTRDLTDTSLSAEELGRRVERYGDKNIGDGLMVDTAGNIYNTDLQYNAIGVTDAQGNYRLIRKDDELLNFTEGFEPAADGYVYVATNQAHKSIFFQPVDGGVPPYYLLRFRPLTPAR from the coding sequence ATGCAAGCCAAAACTCTGAAGATCCTGGTTTCATTGGCGATCGCCACAACTGGACTCGCTACAGGTGGAGCAATTTTAACTCTTGCACAACAATCGCTTGAGACTAGCGAAATGCTCGTCAGCCAGACAACACAGACTGCATTACCGAATCTACCTGTCACCAATGAGGTTGAACTTGAAGTAGTCGCTGAGTTACCGATTCGCCCCTCGGCAGTGGTCAAAACTCCCGATGGCAGAGTGATTTGGACAGAACACTTTGGCGCACCCAATCCAAACCGAGTCCATGAATTGCTACCGGACGGCACATTTCGAGATTATCCTGCTGGGGCGCAGTATGAATCTCATGCTTTACGAATTGATAGCCAGGGAGTGCTGTGGATGCTGGATATGGGCGGAAATGGTAGGCTTCCCAAGCTACTTGGCTGGGACACGACGACAGAAACCTTAGTGAAAGAAATTGAAATTCTAGCTCCCGCGAACGAACCCAATTCTTCCATGCAGGATTTTGTGATTGATGAATCGAGAAATCTGGTAGTCATCGCAGATACAGCAGGGGGTTCAGAACCGTGGCAATTTAACCCGGCACTGGTCGTAGTTGACCTCAATACGGGAGAATCGCGTCGGTTGCTGGCAGGGCATCCCAGCGTACAGGCGGAGGCGATCGATGCCATTATCGAAGGTCAACCGTTGATGATCACCACGAATCGGGAAACAGGTGAACAGATACCTTCGCGGTGGGGTGTGAATGGCATTGCGATCGACCCCAATTACGAATGGATTTATTACAGTCCGATGAGCAGCACCAGCGTTTATCGCATCTCGACTCGTGATCTAACTGATACCAGTCTCAGTGCAGAAGAACTTGGTCGTCGCGTAGAACGATATGGCGATAAAAACATTGGTGATGGCTTGATGGTAGACACAGCCGGAAACATCTACAACACAGATTTGCAATACAACGCGATCGGTGTCACGGATGCTCAAGGCAACTATCGCTTGATCCGCAAAGATGATGAATTGTTGAATTTCACTGAAGGCTTTGAACCTGCCGCAGATGGCTACGTTTATGTAGCAACAAACCAGGCACACAAAAGTATTTTCTTTCAACCCGTTGATGGTGGAGTTCCTCCTTATTATTTACTGCGCTTCAGACCATTGACACCTGCTCGTTAG
- a CDS encoding MATE family efflux transporter produces MTTLNAYQLNIRAEFEAFLQLAIPLASAQVAQLATGFVDTVMMGHLGRETLAAGALASITFFSIVVTTSGVVMGISPLVAEAFGAGNKTRIEQVTRQGLWLSLLLAIPIMIAIAHLDRVMLQLGQSPAMVELAKEYLNIMLWGLFPALGFAMLRGVVSALSQARPIFMIVIAGTGFNVVGNYVFGFGKFGFPRLELAGLALASVLTLWGMFGALVVYLFTHKQFKTYQFSYRLHQLKPQVLWELVKLGTPIGVFSALEIGVYTAVSYLMGAWGTDGLAAHQIVFQTMNLIFMVPLGMSFAATARIGQWFGQQNLAGIRQAGFVSLAVGTAWTILVAIAFLVFPQHIIGLYIDINAPENAAIVALATAMMRVGAIAHLFDGIQKIAYGALQGLQDTRVPMVLSFVFYWCIGLTSGYWLGFGWNLGGVGLWLGLTLAVAIAALIFVWRFQTLTSNEARIKLFS; encoded by the coding sequence ATGACGACCCTAAACGCTTACCAATTGAATATTCGCGCAGAATTCGAGGCATTTCTGCAACTGGCTATTCCTCTAGCCAGTGCTCAAGTTGCCCAGCTTGCAACGGGGTTTGTTGATACGGTGATGATGGGTCACTTAGGGCGAGAAACCTTAGCTGCCGGAGCATTAGCCTCTATCACCTTTTTTTCCATCGTGGTGACAACCAGTGGAGTGGTGATGGGCATCAGCCCACTGGTGGCAGAAGCATTTGGAGCAGGCAATAAAACTCGGATTGAGCAAGTCACCCGGCAAGGATTATGGCTATCGCTATTATTGGCAATTCCAATCATGATCGCGATCGCCCATTTAGACAGAGTGATGCTTCAACTGGGGCAATCACCCGCCATGGTGGAGTTGGCAAAAGAGTATCTCAACATCATGTTGTGGGGTTTATTTCCCGCGTTGGGCTTTGCCATGTTGCGAGGGGTCGTCTCCGCATTGTCTCAAGCTCGCCCCATCTTCATGATTGTGATCGCCGGGACGGGTTTTAACGTCGTGGGCAATTATGTGTTTGGGTTTGGCAAATTTGGATTTCCCCGTTTAGAGTTGGCAGGGTTGGCTTTAGCGAGTGTTTTAACGTTATGGGGAATGTTTGGGGCACTCGTTGTCTACCTCTTTACCCATAAGCAATTCAAAACCTATCAATTCTCCTATCGTTTACATCAACTCAAGCCCCAAGTGTTGTGGGAATTAGTCAAATTAGGAACGCCAATCGGTGTATTCTCTGCCCTGGAAATCGGCGTGTATACGGCTGTTAGCTACTTGATGGGAGCGTGGGGAACAGATGGGTTAGCTGCGCATCAAATCGTATTTCAAACCATGAATCTGATCTTTATGGTGCCTCTGGGAATGTCATTTGCGGCAACGGCTCGAATTGGTCAATGGTTTGGACAACAAAATCTAGCAGGAATACGACAAGCTGGTTTTGTCAGTCTCGCTGTTGGAACAGCATGGACAATACTGGTGGCGATCGCCTTCCTGGTATTTCCTCAGCACATCATTGGGCTGTATATCGATATTAATGCTCCAGAAAATGCCGCTATTGTAGCTCTAGCCACTGCGATGATGCGAGTTGGAGCGATCGCCCATTTATTTGATGGGATACAAAAGATTGCCTATGGTGCATTACAAGGGTTACAAGATACCCGTGTGCCAATGGTACTCAGTTTTGTATTCTACTGGTGTATTGGCTTAACCAGTGGCTATTGGTTGGGGTTTGGATGGAATTTGGGTGGCGTAGGTTTGTGGTTGGGTTTAACCCTTGCAGTGGCGATCGCCGCCTTAATTTTTGTTTGGCGTTTTCAAACGCTAACCTCAAACGAAGCTCGCATCAAACTATTTAGTTAG
- a CDS encoding helix-turn-helix domain-containing protein, translated as MAVSQSSNAQNSESPIFSSLNLDWETILLEEYRQPSGGTTLAAEADLVIVLSLSTQPHRIYQQIGDRHHIGLYHQGDLCITPSGIPSGYQAEGDDHYLYAQIPSRFLQQVVEEALELNLDRVEVVPTFQSRNPQLEQLLRLLQAELHQDGRMGRLYVESLTNALVVNLLRDYSTTQPHITQYDGGLGDRKLLQVTHYINEALDQDIKLADLAQLAGVSQSHFSRLFKRSMGLSPHQYLLQQRVERAKQLLKNTNQSLVEIALACGFDSHSHFTRQFRHITGLTPKAYRAH; from the coding sequence ATGGCTGTCTCGCAATCTTCAAACGCCCAAAATTCAGAGTCACCAATCTTCTCCAGCCTAAATTTAGATTGGGAAACGATTCTGCTGGAGGAATATCGTCAACCCTCTGGGGGCACGACGTTGGCAGCAGAAGCCGACCTCGTGATTGTATTAAGCCTCTCGACTCAACCCCATCGCATTTACCAGCAGATTGGCGATCGCCACCATATCGGGTTGTATCACCAGGGCGATCTTTGCATTACCCCATCTGGTATTCCCAGTGGCTACCAAGCTGAAGGGGATGACCACTACTTGTATGCACAAATTCCCTCAAGGTTTCTCCAACAGGTGGTCGAAGAGGCACTCGAACTCAATCTCGATCGCGTGGAAGTAGTGCCAACCTTTCAGTCTCGCAATCCTCAATTGGAGCAACTGTTGCGGTTATTGCAAGCCGAATTGCATCAAGACGGACGCATGGGACGGCTTTATGTTGAGTCGTTAACCAATGCCTTGGTAGTGAATTTACTTCGAGATTATTCTACAACACAACCCCATATCACTCAGTACGACGGGGGATTGGGCGATCGCAAACTCCTTCAAGTCACACACTATATAAACGAGGCGTTAGATCAAGACATTAAACTTGCAGATCTGGCTCAGTTAGCAGGAGTGAGTCAATCCCATTTCAGCCGTTTATTCAAGCGATCCATGGGGCTGTCTCCTCACCAATATTTGCTTCAGCAACGAGTTGAGCGGGCAAAACAGTTATTGAAGAACACCAATCAATCCCTGGTTGAAATCGCTCTGGCTTGTGGCTTCGACAGCCATAGCCACTTCACCAGACAATTTCGGCATATCACTGGACTAACCCCCAAAGCCTACCGAGCACACTGA
- a CDS encoding VOC family protein produces the protein MLTKKLLSAIALSALAIGSLAIHSVAQQSQQPSIQDSTRSPVSLEIHHMTVSVADVEAASQWYSEKLGFTETKRVVLDNGNVQIAWMEIPGFRIDLAQVQGSGRPEEQNALPPQHMLSQGWRHLAFAVDDVDRAYEALSDRGVEFISPPATYDPPGIRIVYFKDIDGNILELYSDF, from the coding sequence ATGCTAACCAAGAAATTATTGTCAGCGATCGCCCTATCTGCTCTAGCGATCGGCTCTTTGGCAATTCATAGTGTTGCCCAACAATCTCAACAGCCATCCATTCAAGATTCGACGCGATCGCCCGTTTCACTCGAAATCCATCACATGACCGTATCCGTTGCAGATGTGGAGGCTGCATCACAGTGGTATTCAGAGAAGCTCGGTTTTACTGAAACGAAACGGGTTGTACTCGATAACGGCAATGTGCAAATTGCCTGGATGGAGATCCCAGGCTTTCGGATAGATCTGGCTCAAGTGCAAGGGTCAGGGCGACCTGAAGAACAGAATGCTTTACCGCCTCAACATATGCTCTCGCAAGGTTGGCGACACTTAGCATTTGCTGTGGATGATGTCGATCGCGCTTATGAAGCTCTAAGCGATCGGGGAGTTGAATTTATCAGTCCACCTGCAACCTACGATCCACCCGGTATTCGCATTGTCTATTTCAAAGATATCGATGGCAATATCTTAGAACTCTACAGCGATTTTTAA
- a CDS encoding AraC family transcriptional regulator, with amino-acid sequence MPRSEAERARQKTVRFLDELPHQPILSSKSKGWNGIVTEYRHHSPDEIASPPMAQHLITLNCGKSYQLVQKLDGQIYEGQVMKGDIILTPANRPSEWIWDSEVDVLHLCVEPALVTKVAVEAIEVDAVRVEVLNRFAVADLQIQHIGQLLLSELQNDKFANRLYAESLVNALAVHVLREYSNIEKAVRQYSGGLSKPKLQQAIAHIQAHFDQDLSLDEIAAQVNLSAYHFARLFKQSTGLAPHQFQTHYRVERAKELLQAGEMAISEIATAVGFYDQSHLSRHFKRIVGVSPKAMQQDSKNVLWISKDVQDRTA; translated from the coding sequence ATGCCTAGAAGCGAAGCTGAGCGCGCACGACAGAAAACAGTTCGCTTCCTGGATGAGTTGCCACATCAACCGATTCTTTCCAGTAAATCAAAAGGATGGAATGGCATTGTGACGGAGTATCGTCATCATTCCCCAGACGAAATTGCATCGCCACCAATGGCGCAACATCTCATTACCCTCAACTGCGGTAAGTCCTACCAACTCGTGCAGAAGTTGGATGGGCAGATCTATGAAGGACAGGTCATGAAAGGCGATATCATTCTCACGCCTGCTAACCGACCTAGCGAGTGGATTTGGGATTCCGAGGTCGATGTATTGCACCTCTGTGTTGAACCTGCCCTTGTAACTAAAGTCGCTGTAGAAGCGATCGAAGTTGATGCTGTTCGGGTTGAAGTTCTGAATCGCTTTGCGGTAGCCGATCTACAAATTCAACACATCGGTCAGTTGCTACTCTCTGAATTGCAAAATGATAAATTTGCAAACCGCCTCTATGCGGAATCTTTGGTTAATGCTCTCGCTGTGCATGTGCTCAGAGAATACAGCAATATTGAGAAAGCGGTTCGGCAATATTCCGGTGGACTGTCTAAGCCGAAGTTACAGCAGGCGATCGCCCACATCCAGGCTCATTTTGATCAGGACTTGAGTTTGGATGAAATTGCGGCACAAGTAAATTTAAGTGCCTACCATTTTGCGCGGTTGTTTAAGCAATCTACTGGATTAGCACCGCATCAATTTCAGACTCACTACCGGGTTGAACGGGCAAAGGAATTGCTGCAAGCCGGAGAAATGGCGATTTCTGAGATTGCGACTGCTGTTGGCTTCTACGATCAGAGCCACCTGAGCCGCCATTTCAAGCGTATTGTTGGAGTCTCTCCTAAAGCCATGCAGCAGGATAGCAAAAACGTCCTCTGGATTAGCAAAGACGTGCAAGACCGTACTGCCTGA
- a CDS encoding TetR/AcrR family transcriptional regulator yields MGRPTKENSLTRQDVIAAAIACLDQEGESALGVNRVARELNIKPPAIYKHLEGNAGLQRAVALTVWRQYLTECQQQTNGITDSQELFRVSARATRNFARSHPARYRVMMHYQMRPTDPEEAEVMQDALKLFQTSLHLQGLNHDALIDVMRMVNAAIYGFIMREQAELMTIDRSTDESYEVMLDALLVAIAHIQHSSKIKEL; encoded by the coding sequence ATGGGTCGTCCAACGAAGGAAAATTCGCTCACCCGGCAAGATGTGATTGCCGCCGCGATCGCCTGTCTTGACCAGGAGGGAGAATCTGCCTTGGGAGTGAATCGCGTAGCGCGAGAGCTAAACATCAAACCTCCCGCTATCTACAAGCATTTAGAGGGAAATGCCGGACTCCAACGGGCTGTTGCTCTGACTGTTTGGCGACAGTATTTGACCGAGTGTCAGCAGCAAACTAATGGCATTACAGACTCACAAGAATTGTTTCGTGTGAGTGCGCGTGCAACTCGAAATTTTGCGCGATCGCATCCTGCCCGTTATCGCGTCATGATGCATTATCAAATGCGACCGACTGACCCAGAAGAAGCTGAGGTGATGCAAGACGCACTAAAACTCTTTCAAACGTCTTTGCATCTGCAAGGTTTGAACCATGATGCTCTGATTGATGTGATGCGAATGGTGAATGCCGCGATTTACGGCTTTATTATGCGAGAACAAGCTGAATTAATGACGATTGATCGCTCTACAGATGAAAGCTATGAAGTGATGCTGGATGCGTTATTGGTGGCGATCGCGCATATTCAACATTCCTCGAAAATTAAGGAGTTGTGA
- a CDS encoding TetR/AcrR family transcriptional regulator yields MLQATLELLAEVGFEAMSIEAIAARAGVGKTTIYRRYSSKAELVADAVESIREEIVIPDTGSLWGDMDTLIQTAAQISLNPLGRQTVAMIISSASSNAEFAQIYWTKYLQPRREAFAVVLERAKARQEVKPDIDPGLVFDTMSGIMLHAMLFQPTTESWETYVRRSLKLILTTP; encoded by the coding sequence ATGCTGCAAGCAACCTTAGAATTGCTGGCAGAGGTTGGTTTTGAGGCAATGAGCATTGAGGCGATCGCTGCCCGTGCAGGGGTTGGCAAAACCACCATTTATCGGCGTTATAGCAGTAAGGCTGAACTGGTGGCAGATGCGGTCGAGAGTATTCGGGAAGAGATTGTCATTCCTGATACTGGGAGCCTTTGGGGTGATATGGATACTCTCATTCAAACTGCCGCTCAAATCTCGCTGAATCCGTTAGGACGACAAACGGTTGCCATGATTATCAGCAGTGCATCAAGTAATGCTGAATTTGCTCAAATCTACTGGACGAAGTACTTACAACCACGGCGAGAGGCATTTGCTGTTGTGTTGGAGCGAGCCAAAGCAAGACAGGAAGTGAAGCCTGACATAGATCCCGGTCTGGTTTTCGATACGATGAGTGGCATTATGCTACATGCCATGCTTTTCCAACCAACGACTGAATCATGGGAAACTTATGTACGCCGTTCATTGAAGTTAATTCTCACAACTCCTTAA
- a CDS encoding VOC family protein, whose product MKALFAPLALTFSLFLVPYPEFQPQASSTERLTNSSSLNMSQSLETPGEGLETLQIYNVAISVANLDESIEWYEDKLGFQLENRRNVSTGIEIALIEKNGFFIDLIYIAGSENVEGNPQDPPDHLKVQGLRNLVFWVDDLQATDAELKSNGVQLIWESRYIPEVGTSVTNFRDNNGNLIAIWER is encoded by the coding sequence ATGAAGGCGTTGTTTGCACCTCTAGCCTTAACGTTTAGTTTGTTTCTCGTTCCATATCCTGAGTTTCAGCCACAGGCATCATCCACTGAGCGATTAACAAACTCATCCTCTCTTAACATGAGCCAATCTCTAGAAACTCCAGGAGAAGGGTTAGAAACACTGCAAATTTACAATGTTGCGATCTCTGTGGCGAATCTCGATGAATCGATCGAGTGGTATGAAGACAAGCTGGGATTTCAACTTGAGAATAGACGAAATGTATCTACGGGAATTGAAATTGCTCTAATTGAGAAGAATGGATTCTTCATCGATCTGATTTATATCGCGGGTAGCGAAAACGTTGAAGGCAATCCGCAAGATCCACCTGACCACTTGAAAGTACAGGGCTTACGGAATCTTGTATTTTGGGTCGATGATTTGCAGGCAACAGATGCAGAACTAAAATCAAACGGTGTTCAACTAATTTGGGAAAGCCGCTACATCCCTGAAGTTGGAACATCTGTCACTAATTTTCGAGATAACAACGGCAACTTGATTGCCATCTGGGAAAGATAA
- a CDS encoding amidase, whose protein sequence is MSDLVFKSAVELAQMIRDRHISAIELLDAHLEQIAQHNSKLNAICTLDEENARIRAKQADEALARGENWGVLHGVPVTIKDIFETAGLRTTAGYIPLKDYIPQQDATAVVRLKAAGAIVLGKTNMAELAGDYQSTNSLFPRVNNPWNVEYTAGGSSGGSAAAVAAGLSPLDIGNDIAGSVRQPAHFCGVYGLKPTDRRISTAGMIPEVPGMPHCLRQMMTVGCFARSLDDLRLCFSLLAVADPRRPDVPPVPLDTPSGKSLPDLKIAWTEQWAEVPVASDIRTAMQQVIETLSQSGVQAHPLLPENFDVSDIFNLYSRVAAYINRYAQPADRYNLQRSLKLIFRTATQGDRKLRALGDFSRVLPELLNPSLKGYFEALTERDRFIAQLDTALDSWDVWITPVAATPAFTHRPNWNAIEVDGRAYPHGVANGAYTMPFNLSGHPVVVIPIGQTTNGLPIGMQIVGKRWKEMELLAIAQQLDAVIGKFQSPSGY, encoded by the coding sequence ATGAGCGATCTTGTGTTCAAGTCTGCGGTTGAACTGGCTCAGATGATTCGCGATCGCCATATTTCTGCGATCGAACTCTTAGACGCCCACCTGGAACAAATCGCTCAACACAACTCCAAACTCAACGCCATTTGCACCCTTGATGAGGAAAACGCTCGCATTCGCGCCAAACAAGCAGATGAAGCACTGGCACGAGGTGAAAATTGGGGCGTATTGCATGGCGTTCCTGTGACCATCAAAGACATTTTTGAAACGGCTGGACTTCGCACTACAGCAGGCTACATTCCTCTCAAAGATTACATTCCCCAACAGGATGCAACCGCCGTTGTTAGGCTCAAAGCCGCAGGGGCGATCGTCCTGGGAAAAACCAACATGGCGGAACTGGCAGGGGATTATCAAAGCACTAATTCGTTGTTTCCACGAGTGAATAATCCTTGGAATGTCGAATACACAGCGGGAGGGAGTTCAGGCGGTAGTGCCGCCGCAGTAGCAGCAGGATTATCTCCACTGGATATTGGCAATGATATTGCGGGTTCCGTGCGTCAACCTGCTCACTTTTGTGGTGTTTACGGATTGAAGCCAACCGATCGCCGCATTTCGACAGCAGGTATGATTCCCGAAGTCCCCGGAATGCCTCACTGCCTTCGACAAATGATGACCGTGGGATGTTTTGCGCGATCGCTTGACGATCTCCGTCTTTGCTTTTCCCTGCTTGCGGTCGCTGATCCCCGTCGTCCGGATGTTCCTCCTGTCCCCCTGGACACCCCTTCTGGTAAATCGTTACCAGATCTTAAAATTGCCTGGACTGAGCAGTGGGCAGAAGTTCCCGTTGCTTCTGATATCCGCACTGCAATGCAACAGGTAATTGAAACGCTGAGTCAGTCAGGTGTGCAAGCTCATCCCTTGTTGCCTGAAAACTTTGATGTGTCTGATATTTTCAATCTCTATTCCAGAGTCGCAGCCTACATCAACCGCTATGCCCAACCTGCCGATCGCTACAATCTCCAGCGCAGTCTCAAGTTGATCTTTCGGACAGCGACTCAAGGAGATAGGAAACTTCGGGCATTGGGTGATTTTAGCCGCGTGTTACCTGAACTGCTGAATCCAAGCTTGAAGGGATATTTTGAGGCACTGACCGAGCGCGATCGCTTCATCGCTCAACTCGATACGGCGTTAGACTCCTGGGATGTTTGGATCACTCCCGTTGCAGCGACTCCTGCCTTTACCCATCGTCCTAACTGGAATGCAATCGAAGTGGATGGTCGAGCCTATCCGCATGGAGTTGCGAATGGAGCTTACACAATGCCATTCAATTTGAGTGGGCATCCAGTAGTCGTGATTCCAATCGGACAAACAACCAATGGATTACCGATCGGGATGCAGATTGTTGGTAAACGGTGGAAAGAAATGGAGTTATTGGCGATCGCCCAACAACTTGACGCTGTGATTGGTAAGTTTCAGTCTCCATCAGGCTATTGA